A window of Methanosphaera sp. WGK6 genomic DNA:
TTATTTCTTCAATTAATGGTGGCCCTATAATTAAACCAAGTATTGCACCAACTGCAGTTAAATATAATCCATAAGATGTATAATGAATTATTAAACTTCTATTTGTACATCCTAATGCTTTTAGTGTTCCTATTTGTGTTCGTTGATTGTTAACAATACGAGTCATTGTAGTAATTAGTGTTAGTATTGCTACTATTACAAATATTACGGGAAATAGATATGTAAACATTGCATGTTGATCTACTTCATCCTTAAATTGAGTATAGCTTTCAAGATCTTCTCTTGGTAGAAGAGTTGTGTAATTATCACCAATTGTTTCATCTATTTTTTCATGATATGAGTCTGCATCATCACTAGTAGTTATAAGTACTGTGTTATATGGTATGTTATTTAATGGAAATGCTTTATAGGACAAGTATGCAAATCCTTGTAGATTAAAATCACTTATTATACTGTCACCTGTACTTTCATAGACATATTCTGGTGAATATCCAAGTCCTCTTATTGTTTTATCCATTGTTATTCCATTAAATGTTACTGAGATATTATCTCCTATAGATAGATTTTTTGCATCTGCAAATCTTTTATCTAGCCATATACCATCTTTATCATTTAAGTTAATATTACTTCCCACTACTGGATAATACTGTGAGATAGTGTTGTTTTCTGTGAAGTGTAGGGTTATTGTTGGATTATTATCAAAGTTAGCAGTACTTTCTATGACTACTTGTCTGTCTGTACCTGTGGTTGTGGATATATTATTTATTTCATCAAGTGTGTTGTTTGAGAAGTTTTCACCATATAACCATATGTTTGCAAGATTAGTTTCATTATAGTATTCTTCTGAGTTTTGTTGCATTCCTGTTGTGTCTGCTCCCATTCCTGCAAATATTGTCATTGTAATAAATGATAATAGAAATATTGCTATAAATTGCATTTTATGTTCATTCATGTCTCGAAGCATTTTTTTAAATAGCATTGTCTTCACCATTCTATATTCTCAGGGGATTGTGGGCTGTCTGTTGTTTTTATTTCTTCTATTTGTCCATTTTTTAGATAAATTATTTTATCTGCAATTTCTGCTATACTTGCATTGTGTGTTACTATGATTATTGTTGTATGTTCTTGTTTACATAAATCATGGAGTAGTTTTATGATTTTATAGCTTGTTTTTGAGTCTAGTGCTCCTGTTGGTTCATCACATAGTAGCATACTTGGATTTTTTGCTATTGCTCGGGCTATGGATACTCTTTGTTGTTCTCCTCCTGATAGTTCTGATGGAAATTGTGTTGCATGATGTTCTAGGTTTACTTGTTTTAATACGTTATTTCCATCTATTTTTTTATCTATTATGTCATTGAGTAGTTCTATGTTTTCTATTGCAGTAAGGTTAGGTAGTAAATTGTAGAATTGAAATATAAATCCTATATTGTATGCTCTGTATTTGGTTAGTTGTTTTTCATTGTAGCTTGATATTTCATTATTATCTACTATGATACTTCCACTTGTTACTTTATCTAATCCTCCAAGTAAGTTAAGTAGTGTTGATTTTCCACTTCCTGAGGGTCCTAGTATTACTACAAATTCGCCTTTATCTATAGTGAAATTTAGTTTGTCTGCTGCTTTTAAGATGTTTTTTCCTATTTTGTATTCTTTTGTCACGTTTTTAAATTCGATATAACTTTGCATTTCTTGTTTACCTCCTTTTATTTTTAGAATTAGTTAGGCTTTTATTGTTTTGGGAGAGATTACTTTTAATAGTATGTTTTATAGTTTCTTTTTAATACTATATAAAAGTTAGGTAAACCTAAATCTATATGTTAGATAAAAACAAAAAAATTATACAAAAAAATAATTGAAATAAAAAAATAAAAAGAGAAAATAAGACTATGATTTAAGAACAGGATGAATAACAGTTATACCATCATCCATTAAAACATCATATTCACTAGGATTCTCAGTATGAATAGGATACAATACATCAGGCTCTATTTCCCGAATCATCTCTAAAAGTTGTTCACCTGTAGCATGGCCAGAAACATGGTAAGCTGATTCAGTTGTATCAATATTAAAGTGATGTAACCAATTCATAGTAACTTCAAAATCAAGTTCCATCTCTGTACTAAAAGGCTCTGTGGCAGAATGAATGTAACGAGCATTAGCTGGCTTAATATCAATTAACTCAGCAAATGAATAATTATCTAAGCGTATAATATACTGATTCTCATTTTCACTAACATCCTCAAAAGTATATGCATTATCATATTCAAGGAATTCTTTCTGCCATTTCTCATACTCTTTTACATGTAAATCATCAGATGGTTTAATCCATTCATCTTCAAAGTTAATATAACTATTAGAACTAAGTAAACCATCCTTTCTACGTGGAATATACACACCTAAATTAGGCTCAGATAATGTAGGATAAATAGTACCATCAGGATTTTCTGCTTCAATTCTATTTAACATATAAGCCTGTTTTAGATTAATAAGTAATGTTCTATCAGTAGACTTTGCAAGATTATGGAATGTAACAAGTCTATCTAGGTCTCTAATAGGGAAGTTAACAACAAGTAGTCCATTATAATCATTAATTAAATCATAAGCCGTCTCTTCAATATCTTCTTCACATTTAAGATTAAAGTTCTGTGGTTTCTTAGTATTTCCCATATTTGTTCCTTCACATAACATGACAGTAGGATTAAATTTCTTTGCATGTTTAACAAAATCATGTGTTAACTGTGCATTCCTTCCATGAAAACGTAAATCCCCAGAATAAATAACACGCTCAGTATTATCTTCTATAAGAAAAGCAGCAGCTCCAGGAAGTGAATGGTCAACAGGTGCAAGTTGCACATCTAAATTTCCAATAGTTTCAATAACATAGGGATCCATGATTCTTATATCTCTTGGTTCTGTAATTTTATCTCCTTTTTTTCTGGAAATATTTTTTTGTTTAGTTAAATAATACTCAAATTGTCTACGATATGTGTAATAATCAGTGAAACTACCAGTACCTGTTGCATCAAGAACTTCTAAGATAATTTTAGAATTTAAACTCATATATAATGGAATATCATTTCTTAGAAAATTAACATAATTAACGTGGTCTGCATGAGCATGTGATAATAATAATCCATCAACAGCTGCTTTTTCTTCAAAATTAAGACCATTATGTCTAAGATAATCTTCCCTGTAAATACCTTTAACATCAGGTAGTAGGCCAAGTTCTATGAAATCTCCAAGACCATTTCCTTTTCGTGGATTTCCAAAATCAATGAAAAACTCACCAGCTTTAGAAAAACTCATACCAAAATCCAAGAGGAGTGATGATTTTTCCATATTTAATTTAATTTTATTTCCACCAATTTCATTAACACCACCATAAAACTCGAGAAGTTCTCTTCTATTTTCATAAACATTATCATCTTCAAGATTAGTATTATTTAAATCAGTAATATTAAAATCCCCTTTATTATATTATAAGAAAAAATTTGTTATTAACTTAATAAATAATTTTTCATAATTATTTAAATATATAAATATAATAACAATATTATATATTTTTGAGATAAAATAATATGAGGTAATTATAATGAAGAAAAATGTAAATTTACAAACTATGATGTATCCAGCACCAGCTGTAGTTGCATCTGCTTATGATAAAGAAGGAAAGGCTGATGCATGTACACTAGCATTTGCATCAATGATTTCACATGTTCCACCATCAATTATTATTGGTATTAATCATAGTGCAAAAAGAAAAACATTAGAAGATATTATTGAAACAAAAGAATTTGTAATAGGTTTTCCAAGTATAGAACATGTAGTTGAAACAGATTATATTGGATTAGATTCAGGCCATGATGTTGATAAACTTGAAAAAGTGGGTTTTACTACTACAAAAGCTAAGAAAGTTAATGCTCCTATAATTAATGAATTTAAAGTTTCTCTTGAATGTAAGGTTACTCATATGGTAGATATTGGTAGTCATAAACAGATTACTGGTGAAATTGTAAATGTTCAAGTAGATGAGGATATACTTAATGATAAAGATATGATTTTAGTTGAAAAATTAGATCCTATTATTTATGATATTGTTTGTCATAGATACTTCTCTATAGGAAAAGAAGAAGCTAAATCATATAATGTAGGTCTTAAGTATAGAGAAGAATAAATAACAAAATACTGTATATAAATATAATTATATCTTGATAAACTAGAATTTATTGAAATATACTTATACATAGAAGTATTTTCGTCAAAATATATAATTGAAATAATAGTTCATGAAATGATAAAATATTATAGATAATAATAAGTAAAACATGTAAATGTACTATTTATCACATACCCTTTTTTTTAATTCTTCTTTTATATTATCAACTATTTTTTTTTAACATATTTTTATATATTAATTAATATATCTATTTATAAGAACATAGAAAATAAAAAAAATAGGGATTTGGGAGATAGGACTATGGTTGAAAAAGAATTACGCTTAGAAACAAAATGTTATGATGCAATAGAATATGGTTATCTTTATGGTTTAAATCAGAAAATACCTGATGAAGAATTTGAAAAAGTAAAACAATATATGAAAGATTTTAGACGAAAAGACTTTGCTGATGGAATAATAAAGGTAACAGGAAGACCAGAAGGATACCGGTGTCTTGAAGAAGATGTGCCTAAAGTAGAAGAAATACTTAACATAACAAACACACTAGAAAAAAGAAGACAAAAAATAGAAAAAGCATTCCAAAACCCTGATGAAAAAAGAAAACTACAAGATCAATCATTCACCTGGCTACAAACACTATTTACAAAAGGTGGAACAAAGCCAAAACAAGACATTAGTAGATTAGCAGTACATTCAACAAAAATATATGATCCAAATAACAGTTATAAAGATGGAAAAAAAGATGGAAAAGGAACATTATTTATCTACACACCCCATGGTATGTGGTACATCATAAATAATAGTAGTGAAGGAAGTAACAAATCACTAAATAATGTAAAAACAGAAGATGGTGGAGCAATAGGGTACAGGTTAATGTATGAAGATAATGTGGACATGCTTATTAGAATATATACAGAAGAAAATGAATATAGTGGAGAAAAATTATACTAACTATTAATTCATAAGAAAACAACATATAATAAACAAAATAGGTAAAATACAATGACAATAAAACTAATATCCTGGAATGTAAATGGAATACGTGCTGTAAGTAAAAAAGAGGAATTCTGGAAATGGTTTAATAATACTGATGCAGATATAATAAATTTTCAGGAAGTAAGAGCAGAAGAATCTAAAATACCTAAAAAACTAGTAGATATAGATGGCTATGAGAACTACTTTAATGAAGCAGAAAAGAAGGGATATAGTGGAGTAGGAACATATAGTAAAATTAAGCCAATAAATGTAACAAGAGGACTAGGAATTAGTAGATTAGATAAGGAAGGAAGAGTACTTAGAATTGAATATCCTGAATTCACATTATTTAATATATACTTTCCCAATAGTGGACAGAATGCTAAAAGATTATCATATAAAATAGATTTCTGTGATGCACTACTTGATATTATGATTAATATAAGAGATAATGGACAAAATGTAATTGTTACTGGTGATTATAATATTGCACATAATCCTATTGATGTTTACAGTCCAGAGAATTGTGAAGGAAAATCAGGATATCTAGTAGAGGAAAGAGCCTGGCTTGATAAAGTAGAAGAAGCAGGTTTTATTGATACATTTAGATTATTTGATGAATCTGATTCCAATTACACTTGGTGGAGTTACAGGACAAGAGCACGTTCAAGAAATGCTGGTTGGAGGTTAGATTACTTCTATGTAAATAAGGAATTAAGAGATAATGTGAAATCTGCAACTATTCTCAGTGATATTAATGGCTCGGATCATTGTCCTGTTAGTCTTGAACTTGATTTATGAAAAAAGTATTTTATTCTAATTTAAGCAGGTATTACTTATTATCTAACTAACTTAGGATTATTAATCATTATAATAATTATTAATCATTATAAATTATAGAAACCTTTAATAATAAAGAGTAATATATAACAAAATATCAAAAAGATAAT
This region includes:
- a CDS encoding exodeoxyribonuclease III, with the translated sequence MTIKLISWNVNGIRAVSKKEEFWKWFNNTDADIINFQEVRAEESKIPKKLVDIDGYENYFNEAEKKGYSGVGTYSKIKPINVTRGLGISRLDKEGRVLRIEYPEFTLFNIYFPNSGQNAKRLSYKIDFCDALLDIMINIRDNGQNVIVTGDYNIAHNPIDVYSPENCEGKSGYLVEERAWLDKVEEAGFIDTFRLFDESDSNYTWWSYRTRARSRNAGWRLDYFYVNKELRDNVKSATILSDINGSDHCPVSLELDL
- a CDS encoding flavin reductase family protein, with the protein product MKKNVNLQTMMYPAPAVVASAYDKEGKADACTLAFASMISHVPPSIIIGINHSAKRKTLEDIIETKEFVIGFPSIEHVVETDYIGLDSGHDVDKLEKVGFTTTKAKKVNAPIINEFKVSLECKVTHMVDIGSHKQITGEIVNVQVDEDILNDKDMILVEKLDPIIYDIVCHRYFSIGKEEAKSYNVGLKYREE
- a CDS encoding MBL fold metallo-hydrolase; its protein translation is MSFSKAGEFFIDFGNPRKGNGLGDFIELGLLPDVKGIYREDYLRHNGLNFEEKAAVDGLLLSHAHADHVNYVNFLRNDIPLYMSLNSKIILEVLDATGTGSFTDYYTYRRQFEYYLTKQKNISRKKGDKITEPRDIRIMDPYVIETIGNLDVQLAPVDHSLPGAAAFLIEDNTERVIYSGDLRFHGRNAQLTHDFVKHAKKFNPTVMLCEGTNMGNTKKPQNFNLKCEEDIEETAYDLINDYNGLLVVNFPIRDLDRLVTFHNLAKSTDRTLLINLKQAYMLNRIEAENPDGTIYPTLSEPNLGVYIPRRKDGLLSSNSYINFEDEWIKPSDDLHVKEYEKWQKEFLEYDNAYTFEDVSENENQYIIRLDNYSFAELIDIKPANARYIHSATEPFSTEMELDFEVTMNWLHHFNIDTTESAYHVSGHATGEQLLEMIREIEPDVLYPIHTENPSEYDVLMDDGITVIHPVLKS
- a CDS encoding ABC transporter ATP-binding protein — encoded protein: MQSYIEFKNVTKEYKIGKNILKAADKLNFTIDKGEFVVILGPSGSGKSTLLNLLGGLDKVTSGSIIVDNNEISSYNEKQLTKYRAYNIGFIFQFYNLLPNLTAIENIELLNDIIDKKIDGNNVLKQVNLEHHATQFPSELSGGEQQRVSIARAIAKNPSMLLCDEPTGALDSKTSYKIIKLLHDLCKQEHTTIIIVTHNASIAEIADKIIYLKNGQIEEIKTTDSPQSPENIEW